Part of the Aptenodytes patagonicus chromosome 14, bAptPat1.pri.cur, whole genome shotgun sequence genome, TCTCCCTTTCCTGAGAGCCAGCCCTTGCGCCTGGCTAGGCGGGACAGGGGCTGAGCAGAGCACAGAGCTCCCAAGGCAGCACGCACAAGTGTGGTGAGCGCGCTGGGGACCAAGGGACCGTGTCTGCCGAGGGAAAGCATGCTGCCAGGCAGTGCGGAGGCAGCTCCCGGGGCTGCCCTCCCGGAGGCGGTGACGGGACGGAGCTCCTCGGTGCGGCGGGCCGGGACCGGCAGGCAGCCACGGGCACCGGTGCCCAGCGAGTGCGgagcggaggcggcggcggcgacaACTCTGCAGGCTGGACGGGAGGAGTCCGGGGGCACGGTCTAAGCGGGGCGgaggccgggcggccccgcgccaGGGCAGGCGAGTACTTACGGTGGCGGGCTGCCTGGCGGGACGCGTGGCCGTCGCTCCGTGCTCGCCGCTGGCGCGCCGGGGCCGCATCCTCATAGCGGGGCGTCCCGCGCCTGGCCCGCGGGGGCCGCTGCGGAGACAGGAGGCCGTTACGGCGCGCCGCGGGGGAGGAGCCGCCGGAACGCGCGCaggcgcggcggcagcggcgggagcgcggcgcccggagcagccggggcgggcgcagcggcggcggccgcgctctAAGATGGCGGCCGTGGGCCTGCGCCGCCTCCcctcctccgccgcccgcccGTCGCCgcccgcccccttccccccctcctccttctcctcctcctccttcagggcagcccccgcccgcgCGGGAGCGCCGCTTACCTGAGCGTGAGGTCGGGGGCTGTAGGCACCGGGCACCGCTGCgtctcccgccgccgccccaccTCCGCCTCGCCCGCCCCACCGCCGCCATCTTGCGCCGGGACCGCGGGCAGCCGGTGCGCaggcgcggggccgccccgccctcGGCACTGCGCAGGCGCCgtcgcccggccgccgcccggcgcaTGCGCATttcccccgcgccccggcccggcggcagACCGCCTGCGCGGAGCCTGGCCCGCGCTTTGGCGGGCGGGTGGGCGCATGCgcggagggcgggcggcggccccgcctgCCCCGGCGCCATCTTTGGTGTGGCGCGGCGGCCCGCCCCGTTGTGGGCACGGCCGCGCCGCCGTCGCTATTTCGGGCCGCGCAGCCTGTCATTGCGGCCCGCGGTGGCCGCTGCGGtgcggccctgcccgcccgccgcgggcggTTCCTGTCACAGGCAGGGCGAGGCCGCAAGCGGTCGCTACCAAAGGGCCTTTGAAGTGCGGCGGcgccggagcggagcgggcggccGGGCCTGAGGGCGGGGGCAGCGCATTGATGTGTGCCGGCAAgggcggccgccggcggcagcggcccGGCTGGGAGCCCGCAGCGGGGCTTCCGCCGCCCGGCGGGGCCTAGCGGCCGCTTCCTGACGATGCCTCAGCCCGcgggccagcccctggcagccggCCGCCCCGAGCGTTGTTCGTGCCCGTGTGCCTGCCGACGGGAATCCCTCTGTTCAGGAGCATCCCCGTACACGTTCCTGCCTGCACGCCCGCTCGTTTAGTTGTTAATTTGGCCCACAAGGTCAGGTTTCAGAAAGGTGGCGGTGGCGCACACGCCCTGGCTGCCGTGGCCGGTGGCGGGCAATGGCTGTGTGTGAGGGGATGGTTGTGCAGGTGTGTGCCCAGCCGTGCGCCTGCCCCATGCCCGGTGCGGCGCTTTGCAGGTGGAGCTGGGTGCTGGCGCCGAGATGGGTGGCTGCGCTCCTCCGCCGGCCCTTGGGATTGCTCCCTTGCCCTGGGaccggcagctgctgctgcaggagccgtGGCGTGGCTGCCTTCCCGCGTGGCCCATTGGGGCGCATGCCTGGCCGTGCTCCCCGGCGTGGCTGGTTCCTCTGTGCCCACCGGTTGCATCCTCCCAGAGCCCCAGGCTGCATGCTTGTGGGGACAGATGTGCCTCTGCCACATGTGGCACGGGAGCCCAGACCCCACGAGAGAGCGTGGTACTTGCAGCACGATGGGAGCAGTCTGCATCCAGCGCAACGCGTGCTGGAGGATGacgtggggtggggaagggggacaCGGCAGTTACTGGGTCCTGCCTGGCTGGGCCAGCTTctggagggggctgcaggagcctCCACTGTCCCCTCACAGCCGGTGCGGATGGGCTGCGGGTGGTGACCCTGGATGCACCGACCCAGCAGAGCAGCCGTTCTGCACGGTGGGGCACagccacctctctcctgctgcaggcccGCGGGCTCGGCTCGCTGGGCAGACGATGGCCGGCGCTGGCTCACGGCCCCCGTGGAGGAGCTGtcacccccagctgcagggccctTTCCTGCCCTTTGCCTCTGGAGCTGTCGCCGCTGCCCAGTTTTCTGAGGGGCTTTCTGTCTTCCTGGGCAGCAGCCTGACCTGCTCGCTCTCCCAGAAGTCTTGCCCTCTGCTCTGAGAGCACCGGGGTCAGTTTAATGAGTTAGTGCTGGCAAAGCAATTCTGGAGGGATAAGTGCTGTGTAAGCACTAAGTCTCCCAAGTCTCCCTGTGTTCGGCGCACGAGCCCCacacagcctggctctgctgccctACAGCACAGATAATTGCCCGGAGCGCAAAGTGCTGGCTCAGACCAACCCCTTGTCGCACGGCCTGTGGGGGGAGAGGAGACTCTGAAGGGACAGTGTGAAGCCTCGATCCTTGGAGCTTGGGGATggtgagggcaggggcagcccctcaGCTGCGCCCCTGCAGCTCACTCAGGCAGGGCCCTCGGGGCCCTGGGGAGGACGCCCCGACCTGAGAAGCTGCCCATTCTCCCTGTGACGGGTGCTTGCAGGGGCGGGATGGAGCAGGATGGCGGcatgggtgctgctggggctgcttcGGCAGCACCTCTCACAGTGCTACGAGCCCCAGTGCCTGCCAGGCTGCCAGCAACAAGCTGGGCAAGTCCATGCAGGAGCACGTCCTGCAGACCCCAAGCTGCCCAGTTCGTGCCAGGGGCCTGGGCAGCGGCTGTCAGAGCAGCACTGAGGGTCCGGGCAGCCTCGGCATCTTCTccaccaggggctcgcatcacaGATGGGCACAAACCAGCCTCCGTCGGCACCCCCGACCCAGGGCCAGGGGGCCTGTGTTGGGCTCTGGCCCTGGCGCAGACCCCGccgggcagggctggagctggcagagggCGGCTGGGAGAGCTTGGCACCGGTGGAGGCTTCATGATGCAGACTGTGGGGGGGGTGAGGTGTCCCCAACCCCGCGTGCCCCTTGCGGGGCTGAGCATTGCCGGGGAGGCCCAGGGATGTGGTGCGTGGCTGCACGCGAGGGACGTGGGGAGCTGTGTTTGCTGTGGGGGAGGAAGGCTGCGCACTCAGCCCGCAGCCTGGGTGTCTGAGCAACCCGCTGTCTTTCTGcctgtgctggcaggcagctggggcTCAGCGTGCCGGAGACCTGCATCCTCCCCGTCCCGCTGTCTCCTCCCAGCTGTGGGCTTGCAAGGAGTGGCAGCTGGTGGGATATATAAAGGCAGGGGAACCTCAGCCAGCTCAAAAGAAACTCCTGGAGCTACTGgtgttctccctccctcccttcgcGTGATTCAGCTTCCCCACACCAGGGGAGCCGAGGACAAGCCTCACTGTAAGTACCCGAACTGAGCCGGCATTGTGTAGGCGAACCCCTGGGTCCGTGTGCACAGCCTCGGGGAAGGATGGCAGCTCCGGGCCCTGGACAGGAGGGTCCCCTGTCCTCTCCCGTGCAGAGAACTgggggagaatgctgtggggggAGCCCTGGACTGTCCCCACAGTcttgcagggagctctgcctgttGCTGCTGGATGGACAGGCTCCGGCTCCCTCCTCAGCCTAGTGTGTGGACAGGCAGCGCATCTCCATGGGGGGAGGGCAGCCAGGACTGCCCCGCGGGGCTGGGAGGGCTGTGGGGTGGCcccacaggagagggctcccttCTCTGTGGGGTGCTGGTgttccctgctgcagcagcacatgcTGGGCTCGCACCTCGCCGTGCAGTTTTGGGAGCTGGGAGTGTTCAGGGCAGGGTGGGGCGCGGCTGGGGCCAGCAGGAGCCCTCTGGGGCGAGCGTTCCCAGGGGACGTGAGACCCTGCGGGCCTCGCAGGGTCTGTGCTGGGGGCTTGTGCGCAGCACCCTAGGGTGGGGGCTGTGCCACTCGTGGGCTGCTGGTCCATGGGGGTTCAGGCAATGGGGACCTGGGCAGAACTCGAGGGGGATTGGGGGGGAGCAGCGGAGCCTTGGGGCGTTCCTCGGGGCCATCCCCTGCTCTGGGGCTGCGAGCAGATTGGGCAGCAGCCATCTCCCAGGGTGGCCGGGTATCCCCCGTGTGCCCCACTGGGCCAGCCCGTGCTGACCCTGCTCTCTGCCTCCAGGTGTGAGATGGCTGCcggcagccacctcctcctcctcctcctcctgccctggctgGTCATGGCCTCGCACAGCCCACCTGGCTGCAAGATCCGGATTACCTCCAAGGGGCTGGACCTGGGTAAGGGGCTGGATGGGACCCTGCTCCTGGGGCCTGGGTAAGAGGCAGGTTGGGATGCTGCTCCTGGGGTCTGCACCTGGGTAAGGCTCTGCCTGCACGTGGGGCggctggagaggagctgggggactggctgggggggggcgatgctgctgggagggcagcacagcctggctgtggCCAGCCCaggcttgctttgctttgcagttaAGCAGGAGGGGCTGCGCTTCGTGGAGCAGGAGCTACAGAACATCACGGTGTCAGACCTGCACGGGAAGGAGGGGCAGTTCCACTACAACATCAGCCAGTGAGTGCTGCCTGCTCCCCACGCACACGGCTCCCCatgtccatctgtccatccaacCATCTATATCCCTTCCCCTGCAGGGTCAAGGTGGAGGACCTGCAGCTGGCATTTTCCGACCTGTACTTCCagcctcagcagcaccttgtcttCAACATCAACAATGCCTCCATCAGCATGCGCTTCCGGAGACAGCTGCTCTACTGGTTCTTGTGAGCTAcctccccctcctgctcccccaggcACCAGCCTACCCCACGGCTGGGCCACAGCCACTGCTTGGCCATGCCCGCTGGGTGCCTTGCtgtcctgccctgcagctggtAGGAGCTGTGTGCTCCTCTCATCTGCTCTCCTCGCTTCCAGCTATGACATCGGGTCCATCAATGCCTCTGCGGATGGTGTCCACATCCACACAGTGCTGCAGCTGGCCAAGGATGAGGCTGGGCGCCTGAAGATCTCCAACATCACCTGCAACGCCTCCATTGCCAGAATGCATGCAGGCTTCTCCGGCACGCTCAGGTACACCCAACCCCACTGCAGCAGCCCTGTCCCTCCGCCGGGCCAGCTCCACCTGTGCCTGGCTCCTCGGCCCCCCTTTCTGCACCCTCGGGATTTCCCCAGCCCAGGCTGTGTGCTGGCatggggctggaggggcagggctggagctgcaggggaaggcaggcagccacagagctgctctTGTGTCCTGCAGGAAGGTCTACGAGTTCCTGAGCACCTTCATTGTCACAGGGATGCGCTTCCTCCTCAGCCAGCAGGTACGACAGGCAATGGAGCACAGGGGAGCCTGGCCTtgccctgccccacagcaggagGGGAGGGTCCAGGTCCTCATCTGCACCTGGAGCAATCCTCCTCTTAGCCCAGCCCCTTGCCTTTCAGATCTGCCCGTCCCTGGAGCACGCCAGCCTGGTGCTGCTGAACTCGGTGCTGGACACGGTGCCGGGTGAGTGGTGCCCTGGGGGAAGGGACCGGACCCCACGCACTgtggggagggcagagctgggcatcGGGCTGCCAGGCAGCCCGCAAGCTTGGTCATGACAGCACATCTTCCCTGGCAGTGAGGAACTATGTGGATGAGCACATCGGGATTGACTACTCCCTCCTGCGGGATCCGGCTGTCTCCATGGACACCCTTGACCTAGACTTCAAGGTGAACACTGGATCCTGCCCTGCCGACCCTCCCACAGTCCACATGGGAACAGCTGTGCCAGCCTGCATGCTGGGCACCACGGAGCGAGCGGGGTGGGCTGCGCTACAGCTGCAGAAACATCTCCTGTTCTCGGCCCAGGGCACGTTCTTCCCCCGTGCAAGAGAGAACCAGGAGCTGGAGAACCACGCGGTGGAGCCGGTGATCAAGGAGACTGAGCGCATGGTCTACGTCGCCTTCTCTGAGTACTTCTTTGACTCGGCCATGCACGCGTACTTCCAAGCGGGTGTGCTGGCCATAGAGCTCCAGGGGGAGAAGGTAGGCAGTGCCAGTCACCCGGCTATGCACAGGCAGCTCTCTCTGGGCAGGGGcctgctgccaggcaggagggagggctgggctctgcccacAGAACAGAGGAGGTGCCAtccagggagcagctctgctgggatcAACAGCAACTGTTCGCTTATCGTCCGGTGGTTTGTCCTCCCTGCAGGTGCCCAAGGACCTGGAGGTTTTGCTGAGAGCCACCTTCTTCGGGACCATCTTCATGCTGGTGAGAGAAGCACCTGGCCGGGGCGGGAGGCACAGGGGAGCCCctggggcagagcacagccctgcccagctctgTGCCTCCGGCTCACCTGCCCTCCCCAGAGTCCTGCTGTGGACGCTCCCCTGCGGCTGGTGCTGCAGGTGTCGGCTCCCCCCCGCTGCATCATCAAACCCTCGGGCACCTCCGTCTCTGTCTCTGCCTTCCTCAACATCTCACTGGtggccccgggccgcccccccgTCCAGCTCTCCAGCATGGCCATGGTGAGTGGGGGGCTGGCCAGGAGGGGTGCACGTGGCCAGGGCTCCCTGTACAGCTACCCCAGCGCACAGGGGAAGAGCGTTTCCCACCTCACGGGGGAAGGCTCTGGCGtcccagagcagagggacagctGGGCCTATGGAACAAgaggagcagccagcctggccaGCTACCTGCTTGCAGTgggcacagcagggctgtgatTCAGCCTTCTCTCTCCCTAGGAAACAAAGCTGAGCGCCAAGGTGTTTCTGCAAGGGAAGGCGCTGCGCGTGCAGCTGGACCTGCGACGGTACGGCCTGTGCTGGGGTCCCGTGGAGGCTGCGGGGAAGGTCCCCTCTGCGCCCCACTCACGGCTGCTTTCTCCCCTGCAGGTTTCGCATCTACTCCAAGCAGTCTGCGCTGGAGTCACTAGCAGTGAGCAGACCCGTgccagcccggggagggggggtccGGCCTCCCTTGCTAGCACCCAGCCACAGCACGGGGCAGGCTTGGGGAGGGGCTGTGCATTGCAGGACACTCCTTCTAGCCCACCCAGTGCTAAGTGCAGGCAtgccctgcccaggcaggcaggtctgctgctgctgccggtgTGCTCACCCACattcctctctccccagctgttCTCACTGCAGGCCCCACTGAAGACCCTGCTGCAGCTGACAATCATGCCCATCATTAATGGTAGACACCACTGCTGCCCGCACACAGCTGGGCTTGGGGCAGGGGCACAGTGGGACTCTGTTTCACTgcatctctccctccctgcagagaGGACTAAAAAGGGGGTGCAGATCCCACTGCCAGAAGGCATGGACTTCACCAAGGAGGTGGTCACCAACCATGCGGTACGTGGCAGGATGGGGAcagcctgggcacccccagcGGGTGCAGGGACCATgtcctgctggggcagggcacAATTACACCCAGCCTTGCGCTAATCCTCTTTGCCTTCGCAGGGATTCCTCACGGTGGGAGCTGATCTCCACTTCTCCAAGGGGCTGCGGGAGGTGATTGAGAAATACCGCCCAGCCCCTACCGCCCCCGCCTACCCCAGCTCAAggcctgcagagcccagcatgGACCCCCGCCAGCTCTAGCTCTTCTCCCCACTCGCTCCTTCACCCCGGACCGAGGGCAGATCCCGGGCTGGACCCGTAGACTGTAGGTAGGAAGCAGCTTCCCCGGTACCACCGGCACATTCTGCAGGGCACCCATGCCCTGGTGGGTAGCAGCAAGGCGGAGACAGCCGCTCTGGGAACCCCTGCTGCACCCCATCTTGTTACACTAATAAACCACTTGACTCCAACCCACGCGGCCTCATTGCTTGGAGATGTGCCCACGCCGGACTGCACGGCTGCCAGCACGTGGGGAGagatggggaaggaggcagaCAGCACTGCTCCCCCGGCCAAGGTACTTGGGAGGCAGACACAGCTCAGAACAGTGGCAGAGGGGCTCAGAGCAACTGCACTTCCCCTGCTTTTGCGGGTGGCTTGTTTCCAGGCCGCAGTGACCCCCTACGGAGAGGGGGGTACAGACCACAGACCCTGGCTCCCCAGCACAGCGTGTCAGCACTCACCTCTGCTAGATCCTTGGTGCATACTGGTACTCCTCAAAGGAAAGCAAAGCGGGGGGTTGCAGGGTGGTGCAAGGAGCTGGGCAGTGAGGAGCAGAACCACCTTGTTCAGAGAGTTTATTGCGAGTTCCCAGAAGCGCTGCGTGCCCCAGGCAGTGAGCAGGTGGTGGGATTGTCTTTGTGGTAAGCCTCCTTCACCGGGATCAGATGTGGGAGTGGGTTGGAGGGGAGCAGAAAGTCCCTGCAGGAGCAGCACCCAGCTGCCCACAGCCGCCACGTGAACTGCATTCCTAGCAGGGGGCAGCTGCCTCGgagcctgcccagggctgtgtgcATGCAGGGGCCGCAGGGCAGAGGGGAAGTGGTGAGGACTGCTCCCTTCCCAGGAGGGAAGTAACTGCCTCCCCAGACAGGGAGGAGGCGAGACAGGAAGCCACAAGTGAGGAGGCGGCTGCAGCAGGGGCACAACTCCTCACCCAGCAAGGACAGAGCCCCTGGGACTCCTTGCCCCCCAGCCCGTGCCCCCCACCCACCGCAGGCAGCCCCATCCTCCACCCTGTCCAGCTGGGCACCATCCtcagggctgggcagagcccctgggctggagcagggagccccacCGGCTGCAGGAGTGACTCGTTTCATGGCGCAGGGAGCCTGGGCGCAGCTGAGCAGCACCAAGGACGAGCTGTGCAGGAGGTGCCGGGTGGAGAGGGCAGCCGGGGCGCCAGGCGCTGCCTCCACAGCTCCTAGTAAGGCTCGTTCTTAATGAAGCGGCTGAACATGGTGAAGGCAGCGAGCGGCCGGTCCGTGGGCACCATGTGGCCAGCTCCCTGTGGGAAACAGGCGGCAGCAGGTCAGTGCCAGCCGTGGGGCTGCCACTGCCCCGCAAGCACCTTCAGCCCCAGGCTGCCCGCAGCCCAGCCAGCACTGCCCCACTCTGACCGCAGCACTGGTGTCTGGCACGCCTGCCTGCGCTGCGGCCAGCGGCCCTGTCCCCGTCTCCCGGAGCCCCCTCAGCCCTACCTTGACAGTGAGGAAGGCGATGTTGGTAAATTCCTTCACGAAGCCCCCGATTTGGTTCTCGCCTCCTTCAGTGTAGAGCCAGGGCCGGCGAGCCACCTGCACCTGGGACCAGCAGCAGTGCCCTCAGTGCCCCGGCTGCCCGAGGCAGGTGGCCAGCCCTGCCCACGCCCTCGCCGCAGCCAGCCCCGGCACGCAGCCAACTGCACAGCCTGGAGCTGGTGACTGGCCTGGTGCAGGCCCCGCCCTGCCCATTTACCTTCTGGCACAGGGAGTCCACAAACCACTCGTCCCCGAGGAAGTTGCAGGCCATGTCGACGTCCCCGTTGTACACCAGGATCCGGTAtttctgcagagcaggaggagggtgaGCGTTTcgcagggcagcagccccggCCAGGCAGGAGGCCGGTTTGCAGAGCCGGTCTCAGGGCCCGGTGGCTTCCCCCACACGCACCATGGCTCCGAGCAGCTTCAGGTACTGGTTGTTCATCTGCATGTACAGGCGCTTGTAGCTGTGGTTCACCTCGAAGCTGCAGAGGAAGCATGGGCATCACGCGGCTGCTCAGGCTCATAGTGGTCCCTCCCAGCCCAGAGCTTGCTCACCTGCACACCTGCCACTCTGGGGCGTCGGGGGAGATGTGAAGAGCCTTCCTCACCTCCGGAGAGTTCAGATACACGCGGAGGGCTGTGGAGTTCGTGCAGGGAGGGTCCATCCGGACCTTCTTCCGGGCTACCGGCATCCGGAACAGGTTCTGGGAGAGAGTTGGGAAGAGTCCCTGCCACAGCAGCACCTGGTGCTGCCCCATGGGAGCGGCTGCTCTTTGCCCCCTCCTGCCCACAGGCAGCACCGCTGGCCAGGCAGAGGATGCTCGCAGCCTGGTGGCACGGGCACCCAGGCTCACCTGCCGCCAGGAGAACCTCATCGGCATCTGGATGAAGGAGTTGCCCAGGTCATGTGTGATGAGATAGTCACCCTCGTACCTGCAGCCGGAACGAGCACAGGGACAGGCTGAAAGCTCTGGAGGAAAAAGGACTCGGGGTCCTCCCTCGGGGAAGTCCTCGACAGCAGCCAGACACAGTCCACCTGTCCCAGAGGGACCCCTCTGCCAGCCAGGACCCCACGCGCTGCAAACCAAAGCAAGACCCATCTCCCCTGGGGCCAGTCTCACCTCATGCTCCCAGGGACACCACCATCGCACGGGGCATAGAGGTTGTAGATGTTGAGGCCGGACTCCTCTACGATCTGAATCATCTCCGCCATCTGCAACGAGCCGCAAGAAGGGTTTGGGATTCAGCAGGACGCTTGAGGGACCGTGGGCCTATCCAGAGCCAGGCGGGTAGGTGCTGCTCACAGACACCGGTGCTGGGCACACACTCAGGGGCTCCGGCTCCCCTCACCTTGAGTGTGCAGTTCAGGTTGGAATTGTCGTGGAAGTTGCACTTCCC contains:
- the PLTP gene encoding phospholipid transfer protein, whose product is MAAGSHLLLLLLLPWLVMASHSPPGCKIRITSKGLDLVKQEGLRFVEQELQNITVSDLHGKEGQFHYNISQVKVEDLQLAFSDLYFQPQQHLVFNINNASISMRFRRQLLYWFFYDIGSINASADGVHIHTVLQLAKDEAGRLKISNITCNASIARMHAGFSGTLRKVYEFLSTFIVTGMRFLLSQQICPSLEHASLVLLNSVLDTVPVRNYVDEHIGIDYSLLRDPAVSMDTLDLDFKGTFFPRARENQELENHAVEPVIKETERMVYVAFSEYFFDSAMHAYFQAGVLAIELQGEKVPKDLEVLLRATFFGTIFMLSPAVDAPLRLVLQVSAPPRCIIKPSGTSVSVSAFLNISLVAPGRPPVQLSSMAMETKLSAKVFLQGKALRVQLDLRRFRIYSKQSALESLALFSLQAPLKTLLQLTIMPIINERTKKGVQIPLPEGMDFTKEVVTNHAGFLTVGADLHFSKGLREVIEKYRPAPTAPAYPSSRPAEPSMDPRQL